The genomic DNA catcctccctcaCAAACACTTGCTAGGATCCATCCTGTTAATTTAGCCATCCTAGTAggtgtaaagtggtatctcattgtgatacTAGTTTTATGATTTCATAAGGCACATTACagttcctcccccctcctccagattttctcttaataaataagaaatgatGCTTTTAAGTTTgtgatagaattttttttaattgttgatttctttttcctAACAGGCTAAGGAAATTTTAACAAAGGAATCAAATGTGCAAGAGGTCCGTTGTCCTGTCACTGTCTGTGGAGATGTGCACGGTCAGTTCCATGATCTTATGGAACTCTTCAGAATTGGAGGGAAATCACCAGATACAAACTATCTGTTCATGGGCGACTATGTAGACAGAGGTTACTATTCAGTGGAGACTGTGACTCTTCTTGTGGCATTAAAGGTATGATTaatgaagtttaattttttttcaagcttTAAACCAACAAAAGGCAAAAATGTCAATATTGCATATCATCTGTTCTGTGTAATCCATTCAATTTATAACCCCTTAAATAATAGTTGATTTTACATCTTTTAAAAGAGATGAGAATACTACATTAGACCTCTCCTGCCTACTTCTGGTTTATCATTCTCTTGGGGAATCCATAGCTGAAGTCTTAGAATCATTTTTTACTTAATCACTTATCCCTCATGTTTAGTCCATTAACAGGTCTTTCTTTATCTGTTATCCCCGTGTCTTTCTGTTTTTACTGTCTCCATccaatttgtatctttatcaCTTCACACTGTAATTATTGCAATAGAAATAATAGTAACTAATATTTCTGCCCCCAACATCTGGCCCCTCCAAATTTTCCTTGCCCTTGCATATGCTGCCAGATTAAATCTCATTTATTTAACAGTTTCGTCTTGTCACTTGCAAATTCTTTAGTGATTCCACGTTGCCTGTACACTCAAGCTCAAACGCCTTGCCTGGCCCTCTATAGTATAGCTTGAATTTGCCTGCCAGTAGTTGGTAGCATAAACATTTTGTGTCAAATCAAAGAATTTCAGTGTTCAGTCTGTCTCCATTTATTTCCTTATCCAGTTTCTTCACAAGATTACTCTGATTTCTTACCCCTCCTGTCAAGACTCAACTCAAGTTCTTCTTCCATGAAGTCTTCAACCATTTTCGCCTCACTCCTTTCCTCTAAACGACCATGAAACCTACTGCCCCACCCCTTATTTATGTTGCATAGCCGTTTATTGCCTTGTGTTATTTAGTTCACATCCTCTTTAGTGAGGTTTTGAGGAGCAGAAGTCATGTATTATACTTGTGGCAACCTCACCTAACTTTAGCACTGAGTTAATGCTGGACATATATGATGGATGCTTAGAAAATATGTATGAATGGAAgtactttcattcattcataaccCAAGCTTTTGGTTAATTTGGTTTACAGAATCCGATGCTTTTCATAATTTATCAGACATATTCCTAACTAGTATACTATAAGGTCTGTCTCTATATTTTGTTATGGAAAAGACTATTAATACATTTGAAACCTTGCCTAGATTTGGTAAAGgcctgtttttgtgtttttgttggcAAATACAATCTTCTCGTGGGAAATGGAAATTAGTCTATAGAGGAGTTTGTCTCAGGTCCAAATCTCTGCTCTTCATTATCCATTAAGCAGTAAGAAGTTACATTGTTCTGGGAAGACTTAGGAAACTAGTAATAAAGATGAAGGTATTTAAGACAGAATCAGATACAAGTTTATTATAGTGATATAGGTATCAGTTAATAAGGATTCCAGTGAGGGTGGTATAAATAGTAATGAAGAACAGCTATCTGAAATATTTCATCATAATTTAATCAATAGGACCTGGTCATGAATGAGAACATTTTTTACTCTGAAAAGGatttaacatttaatttactAGCAGACAAAAGAGCCATTTAAAGAAGTAGGTCAGAGGTTAATATATTTAACATGACactaataaaaatatgatttgtaccatgggttttttgttttgttttgtttgctttttctccaGGTGCGGTATCCAGAACGCATTACAATATTAAGAGGAAACCACGAAAGCCGGCAAATTACCCAAGTGTATGGCTTTTATGATGAGTGCCTGCGAAAGTATGGAAATGCCaatgtttggaaatattttacagATCTGTTTGATTATCTTCCACTTACAGCTTTAGTAGATGGacaggtgtgtatgtgtgtgcttacattgggggggggggggtagaaggTTGGGATGGGTTAAAAGTAGGGAAAGGTTTTCTCCTAGTTATTTAGAGTCTAGATTTATATGGCGTGTTTTTTCATCTCCTTGGctttttctgcctctttctcttATACTCAATATTTCAGAACAGGGATTTGGATAAGTTACATGCACATGTTCATGTTGTCAGATATGTGTTTAAATCTTTTGACCagataatattcattatttaaaactcAGCCCacccggcatggctcagtggttgagcatg from Myotis daubentonii chromosome 2, mMyoDau2.1, whole genome shotgun sequence includes the following:
- the PPP2CB gene encoding serine/threonine-protein phosphatase 2A catalytic subunit beta isoform isoform X2, with translation MDDKAATKELDQWVEQLNECKQLNENQVRTLCEKAKEILTKESNVQEVRCPVTVCGDVHGQFHDLMELFRIGGKSPDTNYLFMGDYVDRGYYSVETVTLLVALKVRYPERITILRGNHESRQITQVYGFYDECLRKYGNANVWKYFTDLFDYLPLTALVDGQIFCLHGGLSPSIDTLDHIRALDRLQEVPHEGPMCDLLWSDPDDRGGWGISPRGAGYTFGQDISETFNHANGLTLVSRAHQLVMEPSV